In Cryptomeria japonica chromosome 5, Sugi_1.0, whole genome shotgun sequence, the genomic window GTGCTGGGCTCTTCATGTATTGAGGTGTCTTGCAATCAATTAAATGCAAGGCATTGTCTACAAGGAGCTTCTCTACTCTCCTAGATGTTGGTTTGTTTTTTATGGACTGGATGAAGCCATATATGGATCAATTCCTCTAAGCAGGTAGTGCACTAGAAACTTGCAAAAGAAGGTGAATGGTAAGTCCAccaaacaattttggatgccagttAGTTCCCAACAACTCGTTGGCTTGTCTTGTGCTAAAGTTTGTTTTTCTATCTTTCTGAACTCTTGTAGACATTTAATCTAATAAGTTTTCTTTGCTTTGCTTTGATTAATAAAGCTTCGTCTGCACTACATTTTCTTGAGGGTTTTCATGAAATCCTCCTTAACCTCCTCATCAATGGAAACAATTCTACTAGCACTTTTTCATGTACTATTTTGGATTGATAGCATACATGACCATTTGTCAAGGGCTGTATAGATCCCCCCACTTCCATTGAATGATGGGCTGAACCTACATGTGGTGAAACTATAGGGTGGGTGTCAAACAAATCATGGCCTTCATCTCGTCAAGCATGCTATCCATGCACTCACAGGTCTGCCCAAGCTTGGGACTGTCAGAAACTCCATATTGATGACTCTGAAAATGATACAATAAATGTGATGTAGGTCACAACTGGCCAAAATGTATCACAGAACCTCAACTCCTTCATCTTCTTCCTTGGTCTACCTTGGACACAAAACACAGTCACTTTTGTGTAATAACCATTAGTTGCAAGGGCTTTTGCAACTCAAGCATCCTTTACAATAAAAAGTAGGATGCAAATTTggtctccaatggattgaggatatctttgtcaaaaagaatcaaaagaGGGCTAATGGCATGTGGTGGTTTCATATGAACCTTTACAACATCCAAATCATTTGCCACAACCTGTTTTACCCAAACAATTTTTACAATGACCTTCAGTGAATAGTTCATTGCATGCACACATTATTGGTTCTGGTAGATGTGCCTGTAGCTACCCTTACTAACATTCTTGCTGTCCCACACTCATATGTTGCATTGCCTCTCCCTAGACTACATTAGGAGGATCAACCTTCCTGTTTAGCAACTCGTAAAATTTGAAACTAGAACTCTGCATCCTTTTTCTTTCCAAAAGAATCAACTTTTCGAAGGAACCAAGGGCTTTCCTTGCACATAACTATCTCATTGATAAGTGGATAATGTCCAATATCCACACACCCATGCATAATTATGCTACAGGTGCTTGACATCCACTTGGCCTTCATTTCCTCCATCAATAAGTTCATTTTGAAATAATTTCTTTCTAACATTGCAGTTTTCAGTTTCATTTTGCTAGGAGGCACAGATGGTTGATCTGCATTGCATGCCTTGGTGAAAGCCTTTGCAAAATAAACAGATTGAGCAACACGAAATGGGATTAGCGATGACAAAAATGAATTTTCCTCCACCTCTTATTTAGCCTACATTTAGAatcaatttaattgattttaaagtTGATGCTAAACCCACATCCTTGCTTTCTCCTCATTGGCAGAAGTGGGAATTGCATGAGGTGTAGCTACCTGTCTTGAAATCTTGTAGAAAGTGATATATGGTATATGTCCCTGTTGTACAATAATTTGATCATCTTTGCTCTCTCCATAAGTGTCAGCTTAGTACAAGGCCCGAATCCTCTTCTAGACATATTTGGGAGGTGTGCATTAACTCTTTTAATGCTTGCTTCCAATCAAGAGCACAAATGTTGTATTTGAATTGCGGATTCCTTCCAAAATTACGCATGTTATCTATGTCAAGAGTCACTGCAAACTGGAACAAAGGGGTTCATTTGTTGAATTCCTCTTGGCATACTGTGCCAAGATCCTGGATTCACATTCACAATGAACTCCCAACCGAACCATCTGTATATGGGGTTTGGCTGTCCTCACCGCTTTTTTCAATGTCTCCTCAACTTTCACCCCACAATCCAATTCATTGTCACTCAAGTAACTCATATTGGCCGTGAAAAGAGATTCAACTGAAAATTATATAAATCAacctttttaaaatgatttttagtACATTGTAAAGCCAAAAAATCAGTGATTGTTTTATGCATTTTAACACATTTTAAATGCAAAAAGACCAACATGAATAAAAGATCATCTTATTTGAAGTGGAAAAAACAGTAGTTTGTTCAATCATAAGATAATAActtaaacaaaaatattttttttacgtCCAATCATCATTTGTTATCCAACCCCTCACCTTATTATTTAACCACTCCTGCCAAAAAACTATTTTCCCTGAGTTTGGGTTTCTAGATTTTGGAGATGGTAGGGGGATGACTATGAAAAAATAAAAACTGAAAAAACAATATCAAAGTCCTTGAAATACAAAGAAAAACTGTGCAAGCAAtatttttaatgctttaatttgtttGAAGTTGATTTAAGAATAATATGGTTTTTTTGCAAAGTGCTGAGAACATATTTTTATGCAGGAATGACTATTCGTCCTCAAAACAATAAGAAGGTTCTTGGGTCTTTTGTACTATAGTTTTTCattatttctataattttttttttatagtcaattttttatttttgttttgaagtGGCTCAATCATCTTCTTACTTTTAAAAGGTGGTGTGGGGGCAGGTGGCTAATATACCTTCCTTGTCCCCAAAGTGTCTCGAATATAGTTCAGATCCTTGGGGGCATGTCCTTGTGGACTTTATATTCTGTATGACACAAACATTGCGAAATGAAAGTGAGAGTGGAGAATGATGATTGACCTGCAAATACTTTCTTTTCCATCTTCCATTCTCTTTTTCCCTTCTTGCAAATGCCTGGACAATGAAAGATTGACATGCAAGGACTTGCTTTTCATTTAGTGTCGCTATTGAGTGGGACCTTCTTGTTGCCCCCATTTTGTTTCTTAGGGTTTATAGAAAACAAAGTATATTTAATCAAAGAGCTTctggaaaaaaaattaatataaacttTTGAATCATATGATACAAATTCTAGTAATTGTATTTATATTCCTTTCTTAATTATTTCATGATTGTTGATTTTTATTTTAACTTAAATATTTGTAATCATATTTTATACTTTTAAATAAATttgttatattataattataattataatcaaATCATTGGACTTTTTAACTTCAAatattcacaaaaattaatttagGCAATATGTATACTATAAAATAACTATTTTCTTTTATAATACTTGCACCTTATTATATCCTCCTATTTTATCTTACATTATAATTTTGCTTTTATATGTTAAGTTTCTCCCTAAAGCTCTCATTATACTTGCCCTTATCCCTCTCCTTTTAAAAGACCTGGTTCTGCAATCTGCATCGTATTTCTTCTACTAaactaatgatggatcacagagtgtgatcagAAATGCTGTTTATTGATTCAAAAGCTTACAACAGTGTTCTGCAGAAGCTCTTTAATTTATCATAATGGACTCTGGGAATATCATGTCTTTGAAAGTATACTTGTTTTTTAATGACCATTTAAGGAATAGTCTGTGGGGATGTATTAACATTTTTGGCATGGTTGAGAGACTTGAGGGACACCAACGTGACTCTTGCAAGTTTATTTTTGGTGGGATGTCCATAGGAAAACTCCCAAAATTAAGGGGGCAGCTTTTTGCATTTTTGGGATGGAAATGGCACATTTTTGTTTTACAATCGCTGTTAAGCTCTATTGAAGTTAAGTTCTTTGTGGTTTATggtttgctttttttttttattaattgcaAACTTAACTACCAATCTAAAAAATAACTGTAATCTTGATGAGTGAACCCCAATAGCACCCCAAGGTTCATCTACGATTAAAATTTCCTTTCACACAAGAGAGGCAATTAATTTGCTATGAAGTCCAATATTTCATTAGATGTAAAAATGAATAATAATTGATTTCAAAATATACAATGAGAAACCCATATTATAAAGGCAAGGATGGatactgagataggattgaattaGATCATGACATTCTTAATTTTATGATATGAGACAAAAAAACACACGACCTAAGTAAGTTTAAATATGCTAGTGTGAACAGGACCTGATAAATCTAATTAAGCGATATATTTTTTTTCACAATAACAGCCATCCTTGAGTGTAATTTAGGGAGTGATAAAATGCAAATATGCATTGATAATGAATGATGGATGGGTTTTGGCTACAAgacttgatgaggtacccatgtatgAACAAATAAATCTCTCATAACTAGAGAAAAagggaaagccttataggaaaaaACTCCTCTTCAAAACAAGTAGCTTCTATGTCAATGGCGAAATCTTGAAGATAGAAAACAATCCACTGCCTACAAACAATAGGGAATTATAGAAGCCATTCCCATAATTTGGATGAATAGGGAATCTAAATCTAAATGTGTTCCTTTGAATGCAACTATGGTGTCCTCATGTCGGAAAAAGATGTTTCCTTCAAAACAAGAATTGAGTGCCCAATCAAAGAATTGGAACTAGTTGAGGGCATAATTTGAATTGCATTTGGTAACACTAAAGATGTGATGACATCACTGCCATCAAAGAGATAATCCAACCCTCTAATGTGTCATCAAGATTTGCATTGTGATATGTTTGATAAAAGGGAATCCTAATGAGGTGGATTTGGAAGACTGAAATGATTTTATTGAATAGAAGTAGTAACACCTGATGGTGGTGTAGAGATTTCAAAGCATGTCATCTTACTACATTGCTTACCCTTTAATGATGTTTTGTCCACACAAGATTTTTTGAGTGTGAACATTAgatgctatataaaatatagggaaaatttaaaatatataggaaaattctaaatgttcatatgaaaacatgaataaagcatgcatctatacattatattcatatgaaaacatggatatagcatgtgtatgatactatgaaaacattctagaatgcaaacatcgaacatacaacattatcaatatgcatttcataatagatattaaagaaataacatacaaaatgcccaaaggctacactgctgccatattgtttcattgtcagttgcgatatggaaatcaaaatagtactaagtaaatactaaaaagcaaagtataatatttattatttaatttattttctatttataaatttaaaaaattataatattaattaatttaaaattataaatatttgatatgaattaataaatttaatgttggaaaaattaaaaaaaattgaaaatacgacatttttatttttttaatatttttccctagccctagatgtgggggacgtctagCCATCCccgggacggctgggacgtccccaatccgtccccagcCGTTCCCGGGGCGTACAGACGTCCCCCACAACTAGGGAagccgtccccccgtttcggggacatcccctcaaaattctgacaatttggggacggggggggggggatgtcccctggccgtccccaagtccccgaaatgtCCCTAGGACTGGGATgggggttttcaggtaggggatGCGTCCTCGGGTTTCGTAGGTTAAATATGAAACAATTTAtggtctcatcatctcccccacatATAAACTATTGCAAGTCCCTTTGCAACTCATAATGAGCCTCCAAAGTCTATAAATTCACTTTTTTTAACAGTTACTCCGAATAGCTTTGAACAACTCCCAATTAGAGttcaattttttgttgttgttgctctGGACAGCTCTAGACTACTCCATAAATCTTGGGATATGCTTTTAGgcacttttttcttcttttttgcgTGGCTTGAGCAAAATGAAAGAACTTTAAGCTGGATAAGAGTAAAATAATAAAGcaaataattgattttattttagttttccATGCAACCATCATGCACTAGTTGTAGCTCACTTTTTCCATGATGCATGCAAAGAGTTTCTTTGTCTTTTGAGAGCTGTAACTTGATCTTTTACACTAACTAAGAACTCGGATTGCTTCATCATTGTTTTTGCTTCCATGCTATTGAAGTTTTAGTGCTGGAATTAGAGCTCAAAGTCAACATTGCAATAACCAAAAGAGGAAATAGCATGTGCAAAGCGCTTATTTGCAGAAAGCAAACCTACCCTAACCTATATACTCAATGATCTAGAGAGGTTACACAAAATCATTAACTAATTGTAAAAAATATCTTCCCTTTGTCATCTTTCCATACATTCAAATTTTTGAGAGGAAAAAAACCATGAAAAGAAGATGACCAAATATTTGAAATCCAATGCTTTACCTTACTTTGTAGAGGAAACCTTCTCCATAATTTCTGATTGTAGCATATGCATGGGCTTATTGGAGGGATCTTGCAATCCTTCCTTCTGATTTGGTGCATGCATGTTTGGAAGCAGCTCCTTGTTCTTTAAATCTTTGATTGGGCAGCCCGCCTTGGACTATAAAAGTTTGATTGAGCAGCCATTCTTGGACTTTGAAGGTTTCCAAATAATACTTTTTTGTGCAAGCTTCTATAATGAAGACAAGATCTTTTTATTGCACGCTTTATCTCTTTCAAGCAATAGGTCATCAATATTTTCCTTAAATAAATATCCTTTGCTAAGACTTGGAGTGATCGTCCTCCATCTAAGGATATTCCCCAAAAAAAGAGCAAGGTTTTTCCATGCAATAACCTTTTCCTTTAGATTTGGTGTTTTGGGGGGGTTTTGAGAGACATGTTTCTGGAAGAACTTCAAAACCTAAAAGGCTGCCAAACTGGTTTTCCTAATTCCCTAATGACACCTATCCCCAACAATGGCACCAAAAATGATCGGGttgttgcaatcttcatcatttaatttatcaatccagTGCGGTGTCCATAGCTGTATGCAAAAGAGGAAGGAGAAAACTTGTTTGACTATCTATTGTATAGCACACTTGCTGGAAATGAAATGCTTGCTTGAATACAATTTACTCTAGAAATTTGGAAATACATTGCTATTAAAATACTTGAATACTTTAATACCAAtgcattaggaagaaatagatgaTTCTTGGGTTAAATATGAGACTATTTATGGTCTTATCATAAATTGGGAGAAAGTGGCCCTTTGGTGGCTTGCTGGTGGGATGGTGGTGATTTGGGCAGCTAGGCATGGGGCAAAGTGGTAGTGGATGTTTGGTGGCACTTAGAGTGGCACAATTGCAAGTTGCAGTGGGCACTGCTTGCTGGGGTTAAGCCCCTGTGGTTGTTGGTGACCAAGGGTGACAACCTTGATATGACCAGATGTTGGAAATTAGATTACCAATTTGGTAATATTTAAGAAATCAAAGGTTTTTCCCCCAAAATGGCAAACAAAAAAAGTGTCGGATTAATTTGCCGACTgtaggaaaaaaaacaaaaattctaTTGCAAAACTTCATTGGATGTTTGGTAGAATGTTAGAATGTGATGTAGGAAGGGccaatctagcatagaagatgtacaaCACATCATACTATAGGGTATGCATTTTTTTTACCAAAAGGTTCAAGACCCAAAAAAATCACCTTGAGTTTTCCAAACTCTAATTTTAGCATTTGGATAGGTTATCATAGGATTTTGAAGCTTTCTAGATACAATGGTGGTGTTTGTCTTACACTAGGATGCATTATTTGAAAGGTTAAGGTTGAAACTCCTAGAAAAAGGAAAGGGAATTGCAGATCTCAAGCTTTGAAATGATGGTGGAGTTGATGATTGAACACCCACACACCGCAAATTTGCTTGCAATTAAAACATCCTTTCACACaagagagaagcaattgattttCTTTGAAGCCTGAAATTTCATTAgatgcaaaaatgaaaaatgattgaTTATCGCAATATATAATGAGAAAGGCTTGCTATAACAACAAGGATGATACCTTGATAGGATTAAATTAGGTCCTGATATGTGTTTTGATCCTATAACATTAGACAAAAAATTCACATGACTGTAGTAAGCTTAAGTATGTTAGTGTGAATAAGACCTAATAAGAACACAATAGTTGTTATACCTTTTCCACACCAACATTTCAAACTTTATTTCTATTGGGGCTTGGTGGTGGTATGCAGTAGAAAATTTTAAAGTGTTTTCAGGAAATTGCACCGTGAAGCAGTATTATTTTTACATATCTAGTTAAGAGTGTCATTTTTTCCCTTGTAAGTGGAGACAAATTGTGGCAGGTTAAAAGCTGAGGAAGAGTTTGGATTCATTTACAGTCACCGGTCTTTctcattgtttgtttgtttatctcaaaatgaaattaattgaagacATTGGAGTTTGTAAAGCTGTTTTGGCTGTTCATATATTTGCCAGTGGATGCTTTTAGAAAATTTATTGATTCGTGAATAGTTTCCAAGCTGACATGTTAGCTTCCCTTGATTATGTCAGTAGCTAAAATAAACAAATCAGAAGCTAATCATAATGCTATAATCCCGTTTTTTTTGGCACCACCTTCTAGATTTGATCTAACATTAGCATGCAGCAGTGTTTCCTCAAAATTTTAGTGAAGAAATAAAAAACACATATTTGGGATTAAAATTACTGATGTTTTTTCACTTCCATATGAAAATTGGACAAATGTTTGTGAGAAAAATTTACAGGGAATTTTAGCTTTTCTCTGCTTTAGAGTGCTTGGTGCCTCAGTTGTATTTATTTATGAAAAGGATAAAATCTCAAAATATACTTATTGTGATTCAAGTTCATTGGTATGCGTCAGATATGTGCTAGATCCTTTCTCATTATGTTTTTTGAAATGATTCTAGTTTTATACCATGCGTGATGAATTGCTTGTATTCAGGTCTGACTGAAAGATCCATGGGCTTTCATGAGCTTCTCTAGTGTGTATTTAATTTACAAGATTTTACTGTTTACCTTCTACCACATTGATATCTAGTGTAAAGCGCATAAGCTATATCTAGAATAATAAGCAGAAGTTAAGCTATTATATGCCAGCATTTCATCATTAGTTTTGATTAAATCTTGTTCTATATAAAATTTGTTTCAGCGGAGGCTTGCAATCAAAATGGCTTATGGAGAGGCCTCTGAGCTGCCTGAAGAAAATCCAGATACCATGTTAGCTGGAGAAATAagtgaagatgaagaggaagataAAAACTCTTATGATGTCTCCACTGTTAATGGTAAAACGCTGAGTTTCCAACAAAGTAAATGCTTGTCAGAGTTTACCTGTGCAGAGTAAATTGTCATGCAAAAAAAATTGGTCGTTGAAGTTTTGCCTTAACTATGATCTGGCCTTTTTGTGATGTTTCTCGTGTCtggattttttaatgtttgtcaagtTTGCCTTGGAAAATCATATGCTGACTTAACATGGGGATATTTTGGATTCTGAAGGCACTCTTACTTACGAGGATGGAGAGACAACTACAATTGTAGAGACTAAGGAAGTATATCCAGAGAAAAATGATTGTGAAATGCCTCATCTAAATAGCTTTCGGAACTCAAAAGGAAAAGTCAAGATTCAAATTGCTAAAAAAAAGTCTTTCAAGAAGGTCAAGAAAGGAAAGAAGCACAAGAAGGGAAAGATGTTCAAGAAGGATGCGTCTAGTAGAATGAGAAAGAAGGGGAAGCATAAACAATAGCTTTCTTTTGTGGTTCATTGATTTTCAGTCATTAATCTTGTAATACATGGTAGCTGTTAATTTTAGCAGTTTGATTAGGGGTATTTGCATGGTATTGACTGGCTTTCATACATATAGCCTGATTTGTCAGGTAATTTGTAATCTGAGGCAAGCAGTCAGTCAAAACTGTGTTTTGGATATCTTCCTTCAGTAATTTTTACAAGATGATCAAGCAACTGAATTGTCCTTCCAACACTTGTTGGAGGATTTGTGGCTCTGCTGCTGGGATAGGCGAAGAGCTTTGCCCTGTTTGGGTTTTGGCAATGGCTTGAACTGAGGTGTTACATCCATTTTCCCCAATGATTGGATTCCGTTTTCTGTAAGCTTAAATTTTTTTTCTGTAGTATCTATATTCAACAAGAATTATATATACTAGCTGCTTTTAAAATGCAGGTGTAAAGCAATGCTGAgcatttattaatgtataactatAAAGCTATAAActataaacaataaatcaatttcAGTCAGTGGCCTGCAGGAAAGCTGTTTTTCTTGATCAGTGGAGTCTATAGCTTAACTTGGAACCGCTGGTGAGATCACATAAGGTGGTTCCCATCCCCAACTAATCAAATTTCAAACATCCATTAATAACTGACATGTCGAATACAACCAAATGTCCATTATGGGATTCGAACATGAGATTTTTAGTGAAACAAAAAAGATACAAACCATTGCCGCATGCACTGTAGGAAGACACTTTTGATGTAAATCTAGTTATTAGCCTTAACACTGAATTTAGTTGCATTTGGTTGCATAATTGTACCAAATATCAGCCCATCCAATGAATCATGGCATGACTGGTGTCTGAAGCCATTTTCCATCTTGTAGGAAAAAAGCCAGATTTCAAAAGACGAACTTGAAAGAAACCTCTGTGGGTAGCCCATAAAATTGATTAAGCATAGGTGTTTGAAAAAAATACTGTTATAGTGGAATTTGAATTATCATTTTtattaaatgattaaaaaaatatgGCTACCAATTACCTTCATTTCCTTCATTTTCTAATTccaatgttttcttttatttttttgatcagtAAAGTCAAGTCAACGCACTAGGATGTTTAGCCTGGCCCTAGCTCTaggtgaggccacaaacggggggCCTCATCCCCAGCATTAACACTCGGCCGTCCTTCTTGGCATTAATGCCTGGCTGTTCATTACTCCTCGTCTCTCCTCCACCACCAGCACGTCCTCCAACACGATCTCCTCCACCACATCCACAGCTGTCCTCTTTCTTGGCATTAACGCCTGGCTGTTCATTACCCCTCTTTTCTCTCCTCCAACATGTCCACCTTATATCTCCTGCCACCAGCAACACGTCCACAATGATAGTCCATAACTGGCATGAATACCATGTGAGCCAAgcggggatttgaaccttggttgcaCCATTAACAATGCAACCACTTAACCATCACCCTACAGGATGAACCCCTAATTCCTAAGTTATCTTGTTCTAAACAGAATCTTAaactttaaaatattataaaaattctATTAAATTATTTCAGTTGTGGTATGACTAGCCAGCCTTACCGAGCCTATGAAACGTTTAGAGGTCATGCATAATAGAATGGGAAGAGAATCACATTGGCCTTGGTAATTCTGATGACTCCACATACAATTAGACAATTCAAGCAAAACTTTTCCATACAAACAAGgttcaaaatttgatttttaaacTATCAAAATCTGTTAGGTGGTGATAAGAGAACGCAACTGTGAGGGGGGTTGGCATATTGTTCACCTCATATGTGGCATGGTTGGATATTAAGCAATGGCAAAGTTGAAGATGTTGAGCTATTCATTCATTTAATTTCATTGTTGTGTTGGTGCTGATTTTGGTTTGTTCCTCAAATCCTGCTTATATGCTGGTGGACTTCTTTGATCATCTGTTCTGGAGAGTGTTAAAATATGGAAGTCCATAAATAAATGTGTCTTAAAATATTCAGTACCATAGG contains:
- the LOC131049790 gene encoding ribosomal RNA-processing protein 17, whose protein sequence is MEEGEQEKQLGRHISKRALRNKSLIISFDENDRREFVTGFHKRKKQRRKLAEKQQESKKREKRLAERKKRRLAIKMAYGEASELPEENPDTMLAGEISEDEEEDKNSYDVSTVNGTLTYEDGETTTIVETKEVYPEKNDCEMPHLNSFRNSKGKVKIQIAKKKSFKKVKKGKKHKKGKMFKKDASSRMRKKGKHKQ